In the genome of Candidatus Ancaeobacter aquaticus, the window AAACGCATCGCAAAAAGAGAGCATAGAGAATCAAATAAAAGAAATTGTTGCCCAGGAAGCAACTCAGGCAATAGAAAAAGAAGAAGAGCCAATCACGGTATAGCTATAAGTAGTTAGCGCGCAATAGGATGCAAAAACACACTTTGTCTTGTAGCTTAAAACTTACAGCTTATAGCTTGTATTAGGGGGATATATGGAACAAAAATCAGTATTGGGAAGAGGGCTATCAGCCCTTATTCCAGAGAAAAAAGTTGAAAAAAATGAATCTGGTTCACTACAGCTACCAATAGAGAAAATTAGACGAAGCAGTTATCAGCCACGTGTGCATTTTGATGAAGTTGCGCAAAACGAACTCATTGAATCAATTAAAAAACGAGGCGTTATACAGCCGATTCTTGTTCGTACGAGTGATGATGGATATGAGCTCATAGCTGGCGAACGTAGACTACGTGCGGCTCAAGCGGTAGAGCTTGAAACAATTCCTGCGATTATTAGAGAAGTAGGCAATAAAGAAGCAATGGAATTAGCGCTTATTGAAAATGTACTTCGCGAAGATCTTGATCCAATTGAAGAAGCAAAAGGGTACTACCGGCTTATCAAAGAGTTTGGCCTTACGCAAGAACAAATTGCAGAAGAAGTTGGAAAAGAGAGGGCAAGCATTGCTAACTCTATGCGACTGCTGAAGTTACCTGGAAATGTGAGAGAACTAATTTCGCAAGGGTTGTTGTCGGTTGGGCATGGGAAGGTGCTTCTTTCAGTGATGGATGAAAAGACAATTGAAAAGTTATGCAAAAGCATTATTAATAGTAAGCTGTCTGTACGTGAAACAGAAAAGCTTATTGAAAAACTTCGAACAAATCCAGTCCATAAAAGAGATCGTAAAAACAGCGATCCGCATCTTGCCGCAATAGAAGATGAACTAAAAAGAAAATTTGGGACATCGGTAAAAGTATGGCAGGGATCAAAAGCAGGGAAGCTGACGATCGAATATTATTCCAAGGAAGATTTAAATAGAATAATAGAAATTCTTGGAGTTGCTTTTTAAGTCATATTTGATACTATAAAGAATAATGTTAAGGGCGATTTTTTAATCGCCCTTTTATTTAGGATTGCGAAACAATAATATGGCTACAAATACATCACCAGAAAAACTTCAAAAAGCAAAACAGTATGAAAAGATACATAATATTCTTTTTGTTGCTGAGCTTATAATTTCTTTTGCGGTATTACTCATATTTATTTTTTCAGGGTTATCGCAGTGGCTTGTTGATTTTATTGCGCCGCTATCAGTAAATATTTGGTTTAAAGTGTTTTTGTATGTTCTTATCTGTTACGTCTCTTTTTCACTAATATTTTTTCCATTAAGTTTTTATTCAGGATATCTTCTCGAACATAAATTTGACTTATCGAATGAAACAAAAAAAATGTGGTTTTTAGATTATGCAAAATCGTTAGGGATTAATATATTATTTTTATTAATTTTTGCAGAGGTTTTACATCTCTTTTTAAGAATTTCTGGAAACATGTGGTGGATATGGGCAGGTATGTTTTGGCTGCTTTTTGGTCTTGTCATTAGCAATCTTTATCCCATACTTATTCTCCCTATTTTTTATAAAGTAAAACCGCTTGAGAATGAAGACCTTGTAGAGAGGCTAATGAAACTTTCAGAATCAGTAAAAGCAAAGATACTTGGCGTCTTTGAAATGGATATGAGCCGTAAATCAAAAAAAGCAAACGCTATGTTTGCGGGGCTTGGGAACACAAAAAGAATTATTCTTTCAGACACACTCGTGTCAGATTATACGCCGGAAGAAGTCGAAGTGATTCTCGCGCACGAGCTCGGACACTTTTATTATAAACATATTATCAAACTCATTGCGATATCAACGGTATCAACTTTTGTTGGTTTGTATATAACAAACATTGCCCTGTATTCATTATGCAACCTTGCGGGATACAGCGCTATTACTGATGTTGCGGCTCTGCCGCTTTTTGCGTTAGTGTTATCTATTTTTGGTTTAGCTCTCATGCCGATATCAAATACATACTCACGTAAACTCGAAAGAGAAGCAGATGCATTTGCTTTAGAAAAAACAAATAATCCAAACGCGTTTATTGAAAGTATGAAAAAACTCGCCTCACAAAATCTTTCAAACCCGGAACCAAATCCAATACTAGAATTTATTTTATATTCACATCCAGCAATTTCAAAACGCATAAAAATGGCAGAACAATACAAAAATCAGACCAGAGACTGCAGACTTGAATAGCGGATAGCGCTTAGCGTAGAGCGTATAGTAGATAGTGAATCGTGGTTCGTGTATCGATTAGTGAAAAAAGACTTTTTATCAATACACCATTAACGATATCCAAAACTGTGACAAATTAAAACCGAAAAACGAGTGCCAAAAAATGAACAACAAAGTTGGTATTTTATATATTGTCGGTACACCGATTGGGAACTTAGAAGATATAACTCTAAGAGGTTTAAAAACCCTGAAATCTGTTGATCTTATCGCGTGCGAAGATACTCGTCACACACAAAAACTTTTAAATCATTTTTCTATTTCTACAAAAAGTGAAAGCTATCATAAGTTTAATGAAAAGAGTAAGTGCTCGCGTTTTATAAATCTTTTAGAATCGGGGAAAGACATTGCGCTTGTTTCAGATTCTGGTATGCCGGGCATTTCTGATCCTGGAAATATTCTCATAAAGGAAGTGATAAAAAATAATGTTTCGGTTATTCCTGTTCCCGGACCGTCGGCATGCATCACGGCATTGGTCGCGTCAGGATTTGATATTGATAGTTTTATTTATGAAGGATTCTTGCCGCAAAAGAAAATGGCAAAAAAGAAAAAATTAATGGAGTTTGAACACGAGGTGCGCCCCGTTGTTTTTTATGAGTCTCCAAAAAGAATTTTAGAAACACTTAAAGCTGTTGAAGAAGTGCTCGGTGATAGGGAAGTAGTTATCGCACGAGAAATAACAAAGTTTTATGAAGAATATATTAGAGGTAAGGCATCAGACGTTTTAAAGAAACTTGGTGCCAGTGAAGTGAAAGGCGAGATAGTGTTAATCATTCAAGGCGGAATCATAGAAGATGAGGCCCCTATTGATATAGAAAAAGAAGTAACACAAACTATGAAAAAGCTTAATATCACAAAAAAAGAAGCGATAACATTTGTTGCTGCGCGATATAATATCATGAAAAAAGACGTCTACAAGAAAACTATTAAAAACTCCTAGAAGATCTATTTTCTGTGCCCCTCTTGACACGCCCCATTTTATAGTGTAAAACACTGATCAATAACGGCTTATCTAACTATAATAATATTTGAGGAGTGTATAAAAAGATACTCTAGTCGAAATAGTTATCGTTTCTCAAAACGGGGTATATGCACGACAAGCATATTTGTGCTTTTGAATTTTATGCTCTCAACGGTCCATCCTTTAATCGTATTATCCGATGAGATATATGTTTTAGCCCCGCGGTCTATCTTTGATACCGGTGCGGAAACTTTACAAAAGAAAATCGCACAGGAAATCCCACCCGTTATATCGATCCTTACGAATATTGATAAAGGCGTTAAAGCTGTCCCAAAATTTCAAACCTCCCAGTGACTTCGTCACTTTTATTATGACGGTTTCGTTGTTATTATTCAGATAGGTCCCAAACAAAAAAATAAAAGACACGAAGTGTCCGAAGTGTCTAGCGGTTGCCGATGTAGGTGGAGAAAGCTGTTTTTTGCTGTTTCTTTCGGTCAGTTTCTTTAGCGGGCCATAAAACAGTAACAGTAACGTTACGCAAATTTGAGTCAGCAGACGAGGTTGTTGTTCCTGAATTTCCTGTTACAGGCGTTGATACATCTATTTCATATTGATACATTTGTTCGGGATCATCGGTAGTAGTGAAATTTGTTTTTGGAGAAGATGCGAGACTGCTGAAGACGGTAGTCGCTTTAAACTCTTCGATCTTTTTCTCACCGAGAATCACCGCTTTTGTTCTTAAACCTGCTTTTTTTGATGAGTCGATACCTACGGGGAAAAGGGTTAGAACAGAAAGGATGCCAATAGCGAGAATCGCTATAGCTGCAACAATTTCAATAAAGGTAAAAGCATTGATTCGTCTATGTAGTTTCATGATATAAGTATATACCACATCAGAACATAAAGTCAAAAGAAAACCCTTATCCCACCGCGCAGGAGTCACTATGTGCCACCTACGCGGTGAAAAAAAAGAGGTGATTGCTCCCCCAAGATAATTTTATTGATGTAAATGTAGATGCAGTGTAATATTTAGGTGTTTAATAAGAAAAAAAAGACTAACTGGGGGGAGGGGTAATATAATGAAGAAATTATTATATATTATAGCTGTTACAATGATCCTTTCAGTTACTTCTCCGTCTTATGGCTTACAGTTTATAGATAATTTTCAGAGTTCAAACTATACGTTAAATAATACCTTAAATGGTCTAAATAATAGCGATCAGGGTGGAGGAGTTTTTAACTATGATTGGGGTGGGGACAGTCGGGCCCGATCTTAATATTTATGCATATTATCTCGGCGATAAACATTATATAGCGGACGGTTCAGTGAGTGATACATACGCCCTCGATTTTTATCGTAGGAGAAAGTTTCTGTGAAGAGTATCAATAATATGTTTTGCATAGTATTTAGCGTAATAAGTTTTTTCTTGTTATCAGGATCTTGTTCGTGGGCATCCATACATATTGATGTCGTTGATGTTACCGGAAACCATATAGATCATACCTATAGTAATGCGGCAACAGCTGAAGCGATTGATTATCTTGTTGGGAATGGCTCTCAGGGGGAGTTCGCGGCAGTTTTTACTGCTGCTTTGAGTCTGGATACGGAAATAATCTATACTATATCTGCGGCGGAAGGAAAAAGAATCGTTCTTAAGCCTCCTGAAACAACAAATACTTTCCGTATTGAAAGCACACTGCAGTACGATAAGCTGACAAACGATGTTGCAAAACCACGAACAGGAACGCTCACGTTTGAGAATCTTATTGGGACAGCGCCGACTATTGCGGTAAATCAAACAAAGATATGGAAAGATGGCGCACGCATAAAATTCGGTTTTATATCTACAGGTATTACCGAAGAAATATCGTTTACGGCAATGAATATCGGGATAGGGTATTCCGGAGAGGTTGGTGTAGGTTC includes:
- a CDS encoding ParB/RepB/Spo0J family partition protein — its product is MEQKSVLGRGLSALIPEKKVEKNESGSLQLPIEKIRRSSYQPRVHFDEVAQNELIESIKKRGVIQPILVRTSDDGYELIAGERRLRAAQAVELETIPAIIREVGNKEAMELALIENVLREDLDPIEEAKGYYRLIKEFGLTQEQIAEEVGKERASIANSMRLLKLPGNVRELISQGLLSVGHGKVLLSVMDEKTIEKLCKSIINSKLSVRETEKLIEKLRTNPVHKRDRKNSDPHLAAIEDELKRKFGTSVKVWQGSKAGKLTIEYYSKEDLNRIIEILGVAF
- a CDS encoding M48 family metallopeptidase, coding for MATNTSPEKLQKAKQYEKIHNILFVAELIISFAVLLIFIFSGLSQWLVDFIAPLSVNIWFKVFLYVLICYVSFSLIFFPLSFYSGYLLEHKFDLSNETKKMWFLDYAKSLGINILFLLIFAEVLHLFLRISGNMWWIWAGMFWLLFGLVISNLYPILILPIFYKVKPLENEDLVERLMKLSESVKAKILGVFEMDMSRKSKKANAMFAGLGNTKRIILSDTLVSDYTPEEVEVILAHELGHFYYKHIIKLIAISTVSTFVGLYITNIALYSLCNLAGYSAITDVAALPLFALVLSIFGLALMPISNTYSRKLEREADAFALEKTNNPNAFIESMKKLASQNLSNPEPNPILEFILYSHPAISKRIKMAEQYKNQTRDCRLE
- the rsmI gene encoding 16S rRNA (cytidine(1402)-2'-O)-methyltransferase, giving the protein MNNKVGILYIVGTPIGNLEDITLRGLKTLKSVDLIACEDTRHTQKLLNHFSISTKSESYHKFNEKSKCSRFINLLESGKDIALVSDSGMPGISDPGNILIKEVIKNNVSVIPVPGPSACITALVASGFDIDSFIYEGFLPQKKMAKKKKLMEFEHEVRPVVFYESPKRILETLKAVEEVLGDREVVIAREITKFYEEYIRGKASDVLKKLGASEVKGEIVLIIQGGIIEDEAPIDIEKEVTQTMKKLNITKKEAITFVAARYNIMKKDVYKKTIKNS
- a CDS encoding prepilin-type N-terminal cleavage/methylation domain-containing protein, yielding MKLHRRINAFTFIEIVAAIAILAIGILSVLTLFPVGIDSSKKAGLRTKAVILGEKKIEEFKATTVFSSLASSPKTNFTTTDDPEQMYQYEIDVSTPVTGNSGTTTSSADSNLRNVTVTVLWPAKETDRKKQQKTAFSTYIGNR